Proteins encoded within one genomic window of Tidjanibacter massiliensis:
- a CDS encoding BACON domain-containing protein — protein MKKFLFIPALCLLFASCGGDKGPDGGGVPSLKVEPSSLDFAAVSAPSQSVTVTAVNVEWEVRVSDTASAWLKAEKTDGTTVTVSVTDNGTPEQRTGSFTVVPTNNEDVKAKSVTVVQTGSDVEYKFSVEPASLTFEAEGAAAQTVTITAEGGLTWEAEVEGDAASWITVTPGEGTLEVKVSDNPETAERSGNIVITPSAES, from the coding sequence ATGAAGAAATTTTTGTTTATACCTGCACTGTGCCTGCTGTTTGCATCGTGCGGAGGGGACAAGGGGCCTGACGGGGGCGGTGTACCGTCGCTGAAGGTGGAGCCCTCGTCGCTGGATTTCGCGGCTGTTTCGGCTCCGTCGCAGAGCGTGACGGTTACGGCCGTGAACGTTGAGTGGGAAGTGCGTGTATCGGATACGGCTTCGGCCTGGCTGAAGGCGGAGAAGACGGACGGTACGACCGTGACGGTTTCGGTAACCGACAACGGTACCCCGGAGCAGCGTACCGGTTCCTTTACCGTCGTTCCGACGAACAACGAGGATGTGAAGGCCAAGAGTGTTACGGTCGTTCAGACGGGGAGCGACGTGGAGTATAAGTTTTCGGTCGAACCTGCATCCCTGACGTTCGAAGCGGAAGGAGCGGCAGCCCAGACGGTCACGATTACGGCCGAAGGAGGTCTGACGTGGGAGGCCGAGGTCGAGGGGGATGCGGCCTCGTGGATAACGGTCACTCCCGGCGAAGGGACGCTTGAGGTGAAGGTTTCCGACAATCCGGAGACGGCGGAGCGTTCGGGGAACATAGTGATTACGCCGAGTGCTGAGTC
- a CDS encoding BACON domain-containing protein has protein sequence CLLFASCGGDKGPDGGGVPSLKVEPSSLDFAAVSAPSQSVTVTAVNVEWEVRVSDTASAWLKAEKTDGTTVTVSVTDNGTPEQRTGSFTVVPTNNEDVKAKSVTVVQTGSDVEYKFSVEPASLTFEAEGAAAQTVTITAEGGLTWEAEVEGDAASWITVTPGEGTLEVKVSDNPETAERSGNIVVTPSAESVGQKAIRVTQAGKVLPPSLSVNEEELADGFKYSASGAKYTGPNNIRVTAVNTDWNARAVDAEGNAVTWFSVKTNKENKIQSIGVDVTKNETYEERVGYVLITATVEGVPEIRVSVTQDAASEHLSTLTEDVDVSGMTHAYVGVYPNQSWHPEDKASGWNITVTTENLTTTGPMGTVYSGSGVALCLSMGSEHMPFNDDQEYWMADGIYTVVKREAETGEIPEQQMTVGSGYAGYWPGQRMSSWVMCIEEGEFVKGGPVAAGTVTVTRDGDNYTFVVELADDFDFKITGVFTVLFDDIRQMDLPTDNYN, from the coding sequence TGTGCCTGCTGTTTGCATCGTGCGGAGGGGACAAGGGGCCTGACGGGGGCGGTGTACCGTCGCTGAAGGTGGAGCCCTCGTCGCTGGATTTCGCGGCTGTTTCGGCTCCGTCGCAGAGCGTGACGGTTACGGCCGTGAACGTTGAGTGGGAAGTGCGTGTATCGGATACGGCTTCGGCCTGGCTGAAGGCGGAGAAGACGGACGGTACGACCGTGACGGTTTCGGTAACCGACAACGGTACCCCGGAGCAGCGTACCGGTTCCTTTACCGTCGTTCCGACGAACAACGAGGATGTGAAGGCCAAGAGTGTTACGGTCGTTCAGACGGGGAGCGACGTGGAGTATAAGTTTTCGGTCGAACCTGCATCCCTGACGTTCGAAGCGGAAGGAGCGGCAGCCCAGACGGTCACGATTACGGCCGAAGGAGGTCTGACGTGGGAGGCCGAGGTCGAGGGGGATGCGGCCTCGTGGATAACGGTCACTCCCGGCGAAGGGACGCTTGAGGTGAAGGTTTCCGACAATCCGGAGACGGCGGAGCGTTCGGGGAACATCGTGGTTACGCCGAGTGCTGAGTCCGTAGGTCAGAAAGCCATCCGCGTGACGCAGGCCGGCAAGGTGCTTCCTCCGTCGCTGAGTGTCAACGAAGAGGAGCTGGCAGACGGATTTAAATATTCGGCCAGCGGTGCGAAATATACCGGTCCGAATAATATTCGGGTGACGGCGGTGAATACGGACTGGAATGCCCGTGCGGTAGATGCCGAAGGCAATGCGGTGACCTGGTTCTCGGTCAAAACCAATAAGGAGAATAAGATACAGAGCATCGGTGTGGATGTCACGAAGAACGAGACTTATGAGGAACGTGTGGGTTACGTATTGATTACGGCTACCGTGGAAGGGGTGCCGGAGATTCGGGTGTCCGTTACGCAGGATGCTGCGTCCGAACACCTCAGTACGCTTACGGAAGACGTGGACGTCAGCGGCATGACGCATGCGTATGTAGGGGTTTATCCCAACCAGTCCTGGCATCCGGAGGATAAGGCATCCGGATGGAATATTACTGTGACGACGGAAAATTTGACGACGACCGGTCCGATGGGGACGGTGTATTCGGGCAGCGGAGTGGCACTGTGTTTAAGTATGGGTTCCGAGCATATGCCGTTCAATGACGACCAGGAGTATTGGATGGCGGACGGTATTTATACGGTTGTGAAAAGAGAAGCAGAGACTGGCGAGATTCCGGAACAGCAGATGACGGTCGGGAGCGGATATGCCGGTTATTGGCCGGGTCAGCGTATGAGCAGCTGGGTGATGTGCATCGAGGAGGGCGAATTCGTGAAGGGAGGCCCCGTGGCTGCCGGTACTGTGACAGTTACGCGTGACGGGGATAACTACACTTTCGTAGTGGAGCTTGCGGATGATTTCGATTTTAAGATTACCGGTGTGTTTACGGTATTATTTGATGATATCCGACAGATGGATTTGCCTACGGATAACTACAATTAA